Proteins from one Polymorphobacter megasporae genomic window:
- a CDS encoding GGDEF domain-containing protein has protein sequence MPQALLPLIMNALVATMFVASFLTVAYLNPAAAKARWLALSYAFGALTPISELAILHGAWGEPLTMISSGSLLIGLVVMSPALSLFYGRRPMLIVAASIIAAGLSYRWLTWDATRGSFWNEMAFQVFFALAAGLCAVTVRRQAPRSALNTVLFGIFVLTSLHFLIKPFAASNLGTGPTKQAYAGSLYAVISQMTTGVLLIAGGLILLITVLQSVVQANHALAHSDPLTGLPNRRALQKSFEMIKSQRRGPKTPVSIAIVDIDNFKRINDRLGHDVGDDVLRAVATLLDHNRPAIASVARIGGEEFALVLPEQNEQGAFLICDALRLLIAEIRMPGVPQITVSIGVTQALHDELLTDSLRCADRALYQAKRAGRNRCELAGQRVITPLETDNGLNDNTNGSHQSGLARSPLQLNLGNDI, from the coding sequence ATGCCTCAAGCTTTGCTTCCGCTGATCATGAACGCCCTCGTTGCGACGATGTTCGTCGCAAGCTTTCTGACGGTTGCTTATCTCAATCCAGCTGCAGCGAAAGCGCGCTGGCTGGCGCTCAGCTACGCCTTTGGAGCCCTCACGCCGATCTCCGAACTGGCGATCTTGCACGGGGCTTGGGGTGAGCCGCTGACGATGATTTCGTCGGGTAGCCTACTTATTGGGCTCGTCGTCATGTCGCCAGCACTCTCGCTTTTCTACGGCAGGCGACCAATGTTGATTGTTGCGGCTTCGATCATCGCGGCGGGGTTATCGTACCGGTGGCTGACGTGGGACGCGACGCGCGGATCGTTCTGGAATGAAATGGCCTTCCAGGTGTTTTTTGCGTTGGCCGCGGGCCTTTGCGCCGTCACCGTCAGACGGCAAGCACCTCGGTCAGCACTGAACACCGTCTTGTTCGGCATTTTCGTGCTGACGAGCTTACATTTCCTCATAAAGCCGTTCGCAGCTAGCAATCTTGGCACCGGGCCGACGAAGCAGGCTTACGCCGGATCGCTCTATGCGGTGATTTCGCAAATGACCACTGGCGTTCTGTTGATCGCAGGTGGGCTGATTTTGCTCATCACCGTTCTGCAGTCGGTCGTTCAGGCCAATCATGCTCTGGCCCACTCGGATCCGTTGACTGGCCTTCCCAACCGACGCGCGCTCCAGAAGTCGTTTGAGATGATAAAGTCGCAGCGGAGGGGCCCGAAAACGCCTGTATCGATTGCCATCGTCGACATCGACAACTTCAAGAGGATCAACGATCGGCTGGGACACGACGTCGGTGATGACGTCTTGCGCGCGGTGGCGACTTTATTGGATCACAACCGACCCGCGATCGCCAGCGTGGCCCGTATTGGCGGTGAGGAATTCGCGCTCGTCCTCCCCGAGCAGAACGAGCAGGGCGCGTTCCTCATATGCGATGCTCTCCGGCTGCTGATCGCCGAAATTCGAATGCCCGGCGTGCCGCAAATCACGGTAAGCATCGGCGTTACGCAGGCGCTACACGACGAGTTGTTGACCGACAGTCTCCGATGCGCGGATCGGGCATTGTACCAAGCAAAGCGAGCCGGACGGAACCGGTGCGAGCTCGCTGGGCAACGTGTAATTACACCGCTGGAAACCGATAACGGACTGAATGATAATACCAACGGCTCGCATCAAAGCGGCCTTGCTCGATCACCGCTTCAATTAAATCTAGGTAATGATATCTGA
- a CDS encoding helix-turn-helix domain-containing protein codes for MDLFSTNRDHTILLSAAMRAIRSKRRMRASEVARAMALPLRTYERFEAGHGPLTFERIASFAKATNSDPVALIAVLPLGRPEFATWCADNKLMTIMMMVVDELADELGPDIGYLETGALIATFTRATRELVEHFRKRDIFAETWLSQRSERMAGSVPLSTLLRRRQAG; via the coding sequence ATGGATTTATTCTCGACTAATCGCGACCACACGATCCTGCTGTCGGCGGCGATGCGCGCGATCCGCAGCAAGCGTCGGATGCGAGCGAGCGAGGTCGCCAGGGCGATGGCACTCCCGCTACGAACCTACGAGCGATTCGAGGCCGGCCATGGACCACTGACATTCGAGCGCATCGCCAGCTTTGCCAAGGCGACGAATTCGGACCCGGTCGCCCTGATCGCTGTCTTGCCACTTGGGCGGCCCGAGTTCGCGACATGGTGCGCCGACAATAAATTGATGACGATCATGATGATGGTCGTCGACGAACTCGCCGATGAACTAGGCCCCGACATTGGATACCTGGAAACGGGAGCGTTGATCGCGACCTTCACCCGGGCCACGCGCGAACTGGTCGAACATTTCCGCAAGCGCGACATCTTTGCGGAGACGTGGTTGAGCCAGCGGTCTGAACGGATGGCAGGTTCGGTCCCATTGTCCACTCTGTTGCGGCGGCGCCAAGCTGGATAA
- a CDS encoding GntR family transcriptional regulator — protein sequence MAKYKTETTPRFRVFSFLAQALAEGIYRPGEFIRIAEVARDLGLSGTPVREALCRLAGARLVEDRQREGFCLVRLTRDEVAAAYDLEAHVYNRIIDGLEGEQLPDVPTSPGQDSTGVGPPIAFQILQQMTANALLRAQAIDLGARLAPYRRHETDVIADARADTLRLDQAVTIGDWQGVRIALKQYVDRRVAAAHRLQDAGSR from the coding sequence ATGGCGAAATACAAGACTGAAACGACGCCGCGGTTCCGGGTTTTCTCGTTCCTCGCGCAAGCGCTTGCCGAGGGCATATATCGCCCCGGCGAATTTATCCGGATCGCGGAAGTTGCGCGTGATCTTGGCCTGAGCGGCACGCCGGTTCGCGAGGCGCTCTGTCGCCTAGCCGGTGCCCGGCTCGTCGAAGACCGCCAACGCGAAGGCTTTTGCCTCGTGCGGCTGACCCGCGACGAGGTTGCGGCCGCCTATGATCTCGAAGCGCATGTCTACAACCGCATCATCGACGGTCTTGAGGGTGAACAGCTCCCTGATGTCCCGACGTCCCCGGGCCAGGACTCCACAGGGGTGGGGCCACCGATCGCCTTTCAGATCCTGCAGCAGATGACGGCCAACGCGCTACTGCGGGCGCAAGCAATCGATCTCGGCGCCCGTCTCGCCCCGTATCGGCGGCATGAGACCGACGTCATCGCCGACGCTCGCGCCGACACGCTGCGTCTTGATCAAGCGGTTACGATTGGCGACTGGCAAGGCGTCCGGATTGCCCTCAAGCAATATGTCGACCGGCGCGTCGCAGCGGCGCACCGTCTGCAGGATGCCGGATCGCGCTGA
- a CDS encoding lasso peptide biosynthesis B2 protein, with the protein MTEISAAGIFAVRLGDDVVFLDVATDTYSCVLSETDDARGSGPFDSLTPDQIAGLVTEGLLTDAADLPGQDAVAILDRRRWCDLPAPSRRRPLGIGDWLTFARAQGSAARLLRGDSLAPALAAAERLAAAPSRQAGMSGNSSTSIAKIASAVARFDAMAIWLPQRAACVAHALALMHFLWLEGIATDWIFGVHLYPFRAHCWLAAGEHVVGDASHRVLAFAPIMAVSSRRR; encoded by the coding sequence ATGACCGAAATCAGTGCTGCCGGAATTTTCGCGGTCCGCCTCGGCGACGATGTCGTCTTTCTCGACGTTGCGACCGATACATATTCGTGCGTCCTCAGTGAGACGGATGACGCCCGCGGCAGCGGGCCTTTTGACTCTCTCACCCCGGATCAGATTGCCGGGCTCGTCACTGAAGGGCTGCTTACCGATGCGGCCGACTTGCCTGGTCAGGATGCGGTCGCCATCCTGGATCGTCGCCGATGGTGTGATTTACCCGCGCCGAGCCGGCGACGGCCGCTTGGCATCGGGGACTGGCTTACCTTCGCGCGCGCGCAGGGCTCGGCCGCGCGACTTTTACGCGGCGACAGTCTAGCGCCTGCCCTCGCTGCTGCTGAGCGGCTCGCGGCTGCGCCCTCTCGCCAAGCGGGGATGAGCGGCAACTCGAGCACGTCGATCGCCAAGATTGCATCAGCGGTTGCACGCTTCGACGCGATGGCGATCTGGTTGCCGCAAAGAGCCGCGTGTGTCGCGCATGCCCTCGCGCTGATGCATTTTCTGTGGCTGGAAGGCATTGCAACCGATTGGATCTTCGGCGTCCACCTGTATCCTTTTCGGGCGCATTGCTGGCTGGCAGCGGGCGAGCATGTCGTCGGAGATGCAAGCCACCGGGTTCTCGCCTTCGCGCCGATCATGGCCGTTTCTTCCAGGCGTCGGTGA
- a CDS encoding asparagine synthase-related protein, producing the protein MDFAAAYWPFDDPAGAAVGVRLRIARPPGWRIVVDLPGAFVAVDDDLARNRIGVPLDDGRGVIIGQLFDRAATEAGTVATVDPSAWRGTDAIAIGQKLLRQAWGAYVVIVPGPGHATLDIVRDPLGAQDCVTWQAGPVRLVASGAAYPADIAPPSPLAIDWATVALQLTVPVRVSEAVALTAMVAVEPGSLCQIADGRIRQRSLWRPADYCSPLQFPTPAALEQMIDACVAAWASSYMRPVAELSGGLDSSIVASALQQCPTKPVHWFTYFGEAPEADERSFARATALRLDLALTEVARSTRALVSSDFESVAAGLRPGMAGMDIHHDRDLAERADDLGADAIFTGQGGDAVFFQMPTAAVAADILASGASPIAFARAAIRAAHWTRSSVWSVAALALARRFPFPPPRPASFVRCAPGDHHLWFDGCESVPPAKRLQIFGLANSRVYFGASLRSRRCDLVHPLLSQPLVELVLATPIAHLTGGDRDRRLARDAFAGRLPPSVTGRHGKGDLTAYYGRLVARSRQFLQEYLCEGHLAVAGLIDRRRLASTLEPDNLAPCDAYTEILSAALIESWLRMRRHD; encoded by the coding sequence ATGGACTTTGCGGCGGCATATTGGCCATTTGACGACCCCGCCGGCGCGGCGGTCGGCGTGCGCTTGCGGATTGCCCGACCGCCGGGGTGGCGCATAGTCGTCGATCTCCCTGGTGCTTTTGTCGCGGTCGATGACGACTTGGCGCGCAACAGGATTGGCGTGCCGCTCGACGACGGCCGGGGTGTGATCATCGGCCAACTGTTCGACCGCGCGGCCACGGAGGCGGGTACGGTGGCCACCGTCGATCCAAGCGCCTGGCGGGGCACCGACGCCATTGCAATCGGGCAAAAACTCCTGCGTCAGGCCTGGGGTGCCTATGTCGTCATCGTTCCCGGCCCCGGCCATGCAACGCTCGACATCGTTCGCGACCCGCTCGGGGCGCAGGACTGTGTGACGTGGCAGGCGGGACCGGTCCGGCTTGTCGCGTCGGGAGCGGCGTATCCTGCCGACATCGCCCCACCGTCGCCACTGGCGATCGACTGGGCGACTGTCGCGCTGCAGCTCACCGTGCCGGTGCGCGTCAGCGAGGCGGTCGCGCTTACTGCTATGGTCGCGGTTGAACCAGGGAGCCTCTGTCAGATCGCTGACGGCCGGATCAGGCAGCGGTCGCTTTGGCGCCCCGCAGACTATTGTTCGCCGCTCCAGTTCCCGACACCTGCTGCCCTCGAACAAATGATCGATGCCTGCGTCGCCGCATGGGCAAGCAGTTATATGAGACCGGTTGCCGAACTTTCAGGCGGGCTCGACTCATCGATTGTCGCCAGCGCACTGCAGCAATGTCCGACGAAGCCCGTGCATTGGTTTACGTATTTCGGGGAGGCGCCCGAGGCTGACGAACGAAGCTTTGCCCGAGCGACGGCATTGCGGCTCGATCTCGCGTTGACCGAAGTTGCGCGGTCAACACGCGCGCTCGTTTCGTCCGACTTCGAATCTGTGGCCGCGGGTTTGCGGCCCGGGATGGCAGGCATGGATATCCATCACGACCGGGACCTCGCTGAACGCGCAGACGATCTCGGTGCCGATGCGATCTTCACCGGGCAGGGCGGCGACGCTGTATTCTTCCAGATGCCGACGGCGGCCGTCGCCGCCGACATACTCGCGAGCGGTGCGTCGCCGATAGCCTTTGCCCGCGCGGCGATCCGCGCGGCGCATTGGACGCGATCGAGCGTGTGGTCAGTCGCGGCGTTGGCGCTCGCGCGCCGGTTTCCGTTCCCGCCGCCGCGACCGGCGTCGTTCGTCCGCTGTGCGCCGGGCGATCATCATTTGTGGTTCGACGGCTGCGAAAGCGTACCGCCGGCGAAGCGGCTTCAGATCTTCGGCTTGGCCAACAGTCGTGTGTACTTCGGTGCGAGCCTACGCTCCCGGCGCTGCGATCTCGTACATCCGCTGCTGTCGCAGCCGCTGGTCGAGCTCGTTCTTGCGACCCCGATCGCGCATCTGACCGGCGGCGACCGAGACCGCCGTCTCGCCCGTGACGCGTTCGCCGGGCGGCTCCCTCCGAGCGTGACCGGTCGGCACGGCAAAGGCGATCTCACCGCTTATTACGGCCGGCTGGTCGCGCGCAGTCGCCAGTTCCTGCAAGAATATTTATGCGAGGGACACCTCGCCGTGGCGGGATTGATTGACCGTCGCCGGCTTGCGTCGACGCTCGAGCCCGACAATCTTGCACCCTGTGATGCCTATACCGAGATTTTGAGCGCCGCGCTCATCGAATCTTGGCTTCGAATGCGTCGTCATGATTAG
- a CDS encoding S9 family peptidase, with protein MAPSALARPFVVDDLLRVEQFSQVLPDPTGRWLVIERRRAAGTAPRFDLETHKGLTLGSLFVVDLDAPTAARPLLTADLATGYVALAFSPGGRHLAVARLRGRAWELGVVDLTTTATRWLGLTPGLPGEGRAVQWLSETRLAAIIYPAGNLPVYLRAGWQTKHDLPLLWEHAATGQAVTVTTVGSGRFRAVTPRTSALRLVAIDVDRGSTQTIVEGAILDFEAATTGRIAVILAGDDIAPTTLALGVGTATRRRRLVLVDADGSRMVTACTSCDYAGSLLSWSPRGRRLLAFSRGNGAAWDTGSVVSIDATTGKSVRPGGASVIPVVTGPPDFAPVIHAGWSGETVVVYARPTMAGSAPRDDWFALDHGHATALTAGLAHVSPALAAVEPGGIIVRDGDQLVRVGRSRRLTVLRSRPGGRIVGGQASELGERGRAAPSQLDALVEWSTTPGGLIIHFPGRTESEPEIALVGASAIARVPHRAMAIIEQIDPQGTSRLFLARADLAPVELAAINVHLASVESARMAPIVSVGSDGQTLTSWLFLPADHRPGERYPLVIVPYPGREFGPLPPRDQAPGAPLDSISAQVLAGRGYAVLLPSLPRAQGGGLQAAALTRAVLALLDQVDQRDDIDGSRVAIWGHSFGASAAIAIAARTERFGSIVASGGLYDFISAYGTFLPSRRVHPEDGLSVTTMAGWSETGQARLGVPPWVNPSIYVANSPIFAVKTIKAPVLLLQGDQDIAALGQAEELFSALFRQDKDVVLASYWGEGHVVASPANLRDLYTRIFAWFDTTLGPGHPVDMPNHDDAFEAKIR; from the coding sequence GTGGCTCCATCCGCCCTAGCAAGGCCGTTCGTCGTCGACGATCTTCTCCGCGTCGAGCAATTTTCCCAAGTCCTGCCCGATCCGACGGGGCGGTGGCTCGTCATCGAGCGCCGCCGGGCCGCCGGGACTGCACCGCGGTTCGACCTTGAGACCCATAAGGGGCTGACGCTCGGCTCGCTTTTTGTCGTCGATCTCGACGCGCCTACGGCAGCTCGACCGCTGCTGACCGCTGACTTGGCGACCGGCTATGTCGCGCTCGCCTTTTCGCCTGGCGGACGTCATCTCGCGGTCGCTCGGCTCCGCGGGCGCGCTTGGGAACTCGGGGTGGTCGATTTGACGACCACGGCAACGCGCTGGCTGGGACTGACGCCAGGCCTGCCCGGCGAGGGCCGCGCGGTACAATGGCTGTCGGAGACGCGTCTCGCAGCAATCATTTACCCCGCTGGGAATTTACCAGTCTACCTGCGCGCCGGGTGGCAAACGAAGCATGACCTGCCGCTGCTCTGGGAGCATGCCGCAACCGGTCAAGCGGTCACGGTCACCACCGTCGGAAGCGGTCGCTTTCGCGCAGTCACGCCGCGGACGTCGGCGCTGCGGCTCGTCGCAATCGACGTCGACCGCGGCTCCACCCAAACGATTGTCGAAGGCGCAATTTTAGATTTCGAAGCCGCAACCACCGGTCGGATCGCGGTCATACTCGCCGGCGACGACATCGCGCCGACTACCCTTGCGCTGGGCGTCGGTACGGCGACACGGCGGCGACGCCTTGTACTTGTCGATGCGGACGGATCACGAATGGTCACGGCCTGCACGTCCTGCGATTATGCCGGGTCGCTGCTGAGCTGGTCGCCAAGAGGCCGTCGTCTCCTTGCGTTTTCGCGGGGCAACGGAGCAGCATGGGACACGGGCAGCGTGGTGTCGATCGACGCCACAACAGGTAAATCTGTTCGTCCTGGAGGCGCTTCGGTTATTCCGGTCGTGACCGGCCCCCCCGACTTTGCGCCGGTGATTCATGCGGGCTGGAGCGGGGAAACAGTGGTCGTCTATGCTCGTCCAACGATGGCCGGGAGCGCACCGCGCGATGACTGGTTTGCACTTGATCACGGGCACGCGACGGCGCTCACCGCGGGGCTCGCGCATGTATCGCCGGCGCTCGCCGCAGTGGAGCCCGGCGGGATCATCGTGCGTGACGGCGACCAGCTGGTTCGGGTCGGACGCAGCCGGCGATTGACCGTCCTGCGGTCGCGCCCTGGCGGGCGCATTGTCGGCGGCCAGGCAAGCGAGCTCGGCGAACGGGGGCGCGCCGCGCCAAGTCAACTCGATGCGCTTGTTGAATGGTCGACGACGCCGGGCGGCCTGATCATTCATTTCCCCGGGCGAACCGAGTCTGAACCGGAAATTGCTCTCGTAGGCGCTTCGGCTATCGCTCGCGTGCCTCACCGTGCGATGGCGATCATAGAGCAGATCGACCCGCAAGGGACGTCGCGTCTTTTCCTCGCGCGCGCCGACCTTGCGCCGGTCGAGCTTGCAGCAATTAACGTGCATCTCGCGTCGGTTGAAAGCGCTCGAATGGCACCGATCGTCAGTGTCGGATCCGACGGGCAGACTCTGACGAGCTGGCTCTTCCTGCCGGCTGACCACCGACCGGGGGAACGATATCCGTTGGTCATCGTCCCCTATCCCGGGCGCGAGTTCGGCCCGCTGCCGCCGCGCGATCAGGCGCCCGGTGCGCCGCTCGATAGCATCAGTGCGCAGGTCCTGGCCGGTCGGGGCTATGCTGTCCTGCTGCCGAGCCTTCCGCGTGCTCAGGGCGGCGGTCTTCAGGCCGCGGCCCTGACGAGGGCTGTCCTCGCGCTCCTCGACCAAGTCGATCAGCGTGACGATATCGACGGGTCGAGGGTCGCAATTTGGGGTCACAGCTTCGGCGCTTCCGCGGCAATTGCGATCGCCGCGCGGACGGAGCGCTTTGGGTCGATCGTTGCGTCTGGAGGCCTTTACGACTTCATCAGCGCTTACGGCACATTCCTGCCGTCACGGCGGGTTCATCCCGAAGATGGCCTTTCGGTAACAACGATGGCGGGCTGGTCGGAGACCGGTCAGGCACGTCTCGGCGTGCCGCCGTGGGTCAATCCCTCGATCTACGTTGCCAACAGTCCGATATTCGCGGTCAAGACGATCAAGGCTCCGGTCCTCTTGCTTCAGGGCGATCAGGACATCGCCGCGCTCGGTCAGGCAGAAGAATTATTTTCGGCGCTGTTCCGGCAGGACAAGGACGTGGTGCTGGCCAGTTATTGGGGAGAAGGCCATGTCGTCGCCAGCCCCGCAAATCTCCGCGATCTCTACACGCGGATCTTCGCATGGTTCGACACCACACTTGGTCCCGGGCACCCCGTCGACATGCCTAATCATGACGACGCATTCGAAGCCAAGATTCGATGA
- a CDS encoding TonB-dependent receptor plug domain-containing protein: MNGVFTPDDALRRLLAETAIVFRNIHGNVVVLDRAPPSETRRPYLAIPSRQAANPSQASSPAEPTAADIIVTGSHIRGSDSSASPVTIISRTDLDRLGRATLAEAFATLPANFSGAASEQSALTLADGSGTNASLATGVNLRGLGAGATLVLVNGRRLAGSGTLGEFGDISSIPASVVDRVEILLDGASAIYGSDAVGGVVNIILKDRYEGADTRLETGMVTHGGTRELQAGQTLGTTWPTGSALVAYEYYHRDALASSARAYAQSADLRSLGGTDHRQFYSQPGNILALDPGTGSFGPAYAIPPGQTGTMLTPGAFVAGTVNLENQRLNTDLLPSQDRHSLYARVVQTIGDGVTLSLDGRYSYRSFAVRGTGSPAVIVATPANPFFVSPNGQPYDLIAYSFARELGPSRTTGSAATIGITGGAEVSLGHQWKVRPYLAFAQQLERNRVVNIVNTQSLAEALGSAPVPAGASYSTASDGFFNPFGDGAVNSAAILSFVGSGYQAFDSLSRVTTYNVDADGPLVDLPGGTVKLALGINVRREAFTTSGAVLLFTDSPSITLPNRSARTVEAAFAELRVPLVGPSTALPGLSRLDLTLAGRVENYSDFGATEDPKVGIVWTPAPGAQLRASFGTSFRAPNLRQTTTAERISGTVLSTATGQAAVILLAGGNPQLRPERADSWTAGIGLTPSKLPGVRMSATWFRTSFRSRIGRPALDDLADALINPALVPFVTIVSPTTSAADLARVTALINDPASIIHGSYAPSTIGAIVDARYVNTANTLVDGIDWTVAYTVSSGRSQFDLAATGTNLFDYREQLTPTAPGLNNVNLAGKPLALRGRLSSDWTRGDVGAGIGVNFANAYHDLGGRTVAAWATFDLQLRYAPQRVTGALHGIAVALNVQNVTDQSPPFVNTAAGVGYDAANADALGRFVSLQITKKW; encoded by the coding sequence TTGAATGGGGTTTTTACACCTGACGATGCGCTGCGGCGTCTGCTTGCTGAAACCGCAATTGTCTTTCGCAACATTCACGGAAATGTCGTCGTCCTCGATCGGGCTCCACCCTCGGAGACCCGGCGACCGTATCTGGCGATACCGTCAAGACAAGCCGCAAATCCAAGCCAAGCGTCTTCGCCTGCCGAGCCGACTGCCGCCGATATCATCGTCACGGGATCGCATATTCGTGGGAGCGACTCCAGCGCATCACCGGTCACGATCATCTCCCGGACCGACCTCGACCGGCTTGGCCGGGCCACGCTCGCCGAGGCGTTCGCGACGTTGCCCGCGAATTTTAGCGGGGCGGCCAGTGAACAAAGCGCGTTGACACTTGCAGACGGCTCGGGAACCAACGCGAGCCTCGCGACTGGTGTTAATCTCCGGGGCCTGGGCGCCGGCGCCACGCTTGTGCTCGTCAACGGCCGCCGCCTCGCGGGCTCCGGAACGCTGGGCGAGTTCGGCGACATTTCCAGCATACCGGCGTCGGTGGTCGACCGCGTTGAAATTCTGCTCGACGGCGCATCGGCAATCTACGGGTCCGACGCGGTCGGTGGTGTTGTCAACATCATCTTGAAGGATCGCTACGAGGGGGCCGACACCCGCCTTGAGACCGGGATGGTCACGCACGGCGGCACCCGTGAGCTTCAGGCCGGACAAACGCTGGGAACGACCTGGCCCACTGGGTCAGCGCTCGTCGCCTACGAATATTATCATCGCGACGCGCTCGCCTCGTCCGCCCGCGCCTATGCGCAAAGTGCCGATCTGCGCTCGCTCGGCGGCACCGATCATCGCCAATTCTACAGCCAGCCCGGAAATATTCTCGCCTTGGACCCGGGCACGGGCAGCTTCGGCCCGGCCTATGCCATTCCGCCTGGTCAGACCGGGACGATGCTCACGCCGGGCGCTTTTGTCGCCGGTACCGTCAATCTCGAGAACCAACGGCTCAATACCGATCTCCTGCCGAGCCAAGATCGCCACAGCCTCTATGCGCGCGTCGTTCAAACCATCGGCGATGGCGTCACCCTATCGCTCGACGGCCGCTATTCGTACCGTAGCTTTGCAGTTCGCGGCACGGGGTCGCCTGCGGTCATCGTTGCGACGCCGGCCAACCCTTTCTTCGTTTCGCCCAACGGCCAGCCGTATGACCTGATCGCATACTCGTTTGCCCGCGAACTTGGCCCGTCGCGGACAACGGGCAGCGCAGCGACAATCGGGATCACCGGGGGTGCCGAAGTCAGCCTCGGGCATCAGTGGAAAGTTCGCCCGTATTTGGCCTTCGCCCAACAGCTCGAGCGGAACCGTGTCGTCAATATCGTCAACACCCAATCGCTCGCGGAAGCGCTGGGGTCGGCACCGGTTCCGGCTGGCGCGTCATACAGCACCGCGAGCGACGGTTTCTTCAATCCATTCGGCGACGGAGCGGTCAACAGCGCAGCAATTCTTTCTTTTGTCGGCAGCGGTTATCAGGCGTTCGATAGTCTGAGCCGGGTAACGACTTACAACGTCGATGCTGACGGCCCGCTCGTCGACCTGCCCGGTGGCACCGTCAAGCTCGCGCTCGGGATCAATGTCCGACGCGAAGCCTTCACCACGAGCGGCGCGGTTCTGCTGTTCACCGATAGCCCGTCGATCACCTTGCCAAATCGGTCGGCCCGTACCGTCGAAGCTGCCTTTGCCGAGCTCAGAGTTCCACTGGTCGGCCCGAGCACGGCGCTGCCGGGACTGAGCCGGCTCGACCTGACCCTTGCAGGACGCGTCGAAAATTACAGCGACTTTGGTGCGACGGAGGATCCAAAGGTCGGGATCGTCTGGACGCCAGCACCGGGGGCGCAGCTTCGCGCGAGCTTCGGCACCTCGTTTCGCGCACCGAATCTGCGCCAGACGACGACCGCCGAGCGGATCAGCGGGACGGTGCTGTCGACCGCGACCGGGCAGGCTGCGGTGATCCTGCTTGCCGGCGGCAATCCGCAACTCAGGCCCGAACGAGCCGATTCATGGACCGCCGGCATCGGCCTGACGCCGTCCAAGCTGCCCGGCGTGCGGATGAGCGCGACATGGTTCCGGACCAGCTTCCGCTCACGCATCGGACGGCCGGCCCTCGACGACCTTGCCGACGCGCTCATCAATCCGGCGCTGGTACCGTTCGTCACAATCGTGTCGCCGACCACCAGCGCCGCCGATCTCGCGCGCGTTACCGCCCTAATCAATGACCCCGCGTCGATCATCCATGGTAGTTATGCGCCGTCGACGATCGGCGCGATCGTCGACGCCCGCTACGTCAATACCGCCAACACGCTCGTCGACGGCATCGACTGGACGGTCGCGTACACCGTATCGTCGGGGCGGAGCCAATTCGATCTCGCAGCAACCGGAACGAACCTTTTCGATTATCGAGAACAGCTGACCCCGACCGCGCCTGGTCTGAACAACGTCAACCTCGCGGGCAAACCCCTCGCACTTCGTGGCCGGCTAAGCAGCGATTGGACGCGAGGGGATGTCGGTGCAGGGATTGGCGTCAACTTCGCCAACGCGTATCACGATCTCGGCGGTCGCACAGTTGCTGCCTGGGCAACGTTCGACCTGCAACTGCGCTATGCGCCGCAACGCGTGACCGGCGCGCTGCACGGTATCGCCGTCGCACTCAATGTGCAGAACGTTACCGATCAAAGCCCGCCGTTCGTCAACACCGCGGCGGGGGTCGGTTACGACGCCGCCAATGCCGATGCGCTCGGTCGGTTCGTGTCGCTTCAGATTACCAAGAAATGGTGA